In Enterobacteriaceae bacterium Kacie_13, the following proteins share a genomic window:
- a CDS encoding chemical-damaging agent resistance protein C, producing MAVSLIKGGNVSLTKEAPTMNVAMVGLGWDARVTDGAEFDLDASVFMVGDDGKVISDASFIFFNNKTSTCGSVTHMGDNRTGAGDGDDEQVKIDLSKIPAEVKKLVFAVTIYDAEARKQNFGMVSNSFMRVFNNDNGTEIARFDLSEDASTETAMVFGELYRNNSEWKFKAVGQGFAGGLSALASQHGVNI from the coding sequence ATGGCAGTTTCTCTGATTAAAGGCGGCAACGTATCCTTAACTAAAGAAGCCCCAACCATGAATGTGGCCATGGTCGGTCTCGGCTGGGATGCACGCGTAACAGACGGCGCAGAGTTTGACCTCGACGCCTCAGTGTTCATGGTCGGTGATGATGGTAAAGTCATTTCTGATGCGAGCTTCATCTTCTTCAACAACAAAACCAGCACCTGCGGTTCCGTGACTCATATGGGTGACAACCGTACCGGCGCAGGTGACGGCGATGATGAACAGGTCAAAATCGACTTGTCCAAAATCCCTGCTGAAGTAAAAAAACTGGTCTTCGCTGTAACGATTTACGATGCAGAAGCACGTAAACAAAACTTCGGTATGGTCAGCAACAGCTTCATGCGTGTATTCAACAACGATAACGGCACTGAAATTGCCCGTTTCGACTTGTCTGAAGATGCGTCCACCGAAACGGCGATGGTGTTTGGTGAGTTGTATCGCAACAACTCAGAATGGAAATTCAAAGCCGTCGGTCAGGGCTTTGCTGGCGGCCTGTCCGCACTGGCCTCTCAGCATGGCGTGAACATCTAA
- a CDS encoding tellurium resistance protein TerA, whose protein sequence is MTMTPGGNASIPSQVLTVRVLSGVPVDASSFRLYATGKVKGDPDMVFYGQPVNDDASVKLSGAGTDTAFTVDINRLRPDVEKLAFTATCDGNMTLSGLKRLTIQVEQNGSVLLTGDVDVNGRQEAALILGEIYRRNAEWKFRFIAQGFNGGLKPLAEHFGVDISDAPVPAPAPAPTPAPAKISLSKVSLTKEKPTISLAKRDNFGEIKINLNWNQESNTGSGGGMFGGMFNKSKGIDLDLGAFVELQDGTKGVIQALGNTFGRLNAEPFVQLQGDDRTGQVRDGEWLHINGREWKKIREVLIYAFIYEGVASWDKTDGVVTMHIPDQPPIETRLTEGSNRHNMCAIARLVNENGTIKVERLNQFYSGHKDMDNALGWGFRWSAGSK, encoded by the coding sequence ATGACTATGACGCCGGGAGGCAATGCCTCTATTCCTTCACAGGTTCTGACGGTGCGCGTGCTTTCTGGCGTCCCGGTCGATGCTTCTTCCTTCCGACTTTATGCCACCGGCAAAGTGAAGGGCGATCCTGACATGGTGTTTTACGGCCAGCCCGTCAATGACGATGCGTCAGTAAAACTCTCCGGAGCGGGCACCGATACTGCGTTTACCGTGGACATTAATCGCCTGCGTCCTGACGTCGAGAAGCTGGCTTTCACCGCCACCTGCGACGGCAATATGACGCTTTCCGGCCTGAAACGTCTGACGATTCAGGTTGAGCAGAACGGCAGTGTGCTGCTGACCGGCGATGTCGATGTTAACGGACGTCAGGAAGCTGCGCTGATTCTGGGTGAAATCTACCGTCGCAATGCCGAGTGGAAATTCCGCTTTATTGCGCAGGGATTCAACGGCGGCCTGAAACCGCTGGCCGAGCATTTTGGTGTGGATATTTCAGATGCACCCGTTCCGGCACCTGCTCCAGCCCCGACGCCAGCGCCTGCTAAAATTAGCCTGAGCAAAGTATCTCTGACCAAAGAGAAACCGACCATCAGTCTGGCGAAGCGGGACAACTTTGGTGAGATCAAAATCAACCTTAACTGGAATCAGGAAAGCAATACCGGTTCCGGCGGGGGTATGTTCGGCGGCATGTTCAACAAATCCAAAGGTATTGACCTCGATTTAGGGGCATTTGTTGAATTGCAGGACGGCACCAAAGGGGTCATTCAGGCGCTCGGCAACACGTTTGGCCGTCTGAACGCTGAGCCGTTTGTCCAGTTGCAGGGCGATGATCGCACCGGCCAGGTTCGCGACGGCGAGTGGCTGCACATCAATGGACGTGAGTGGAAGAAAATTCGTGAAGTCCTGATCTACGCGTTCATCTATGAAGGTGTCGCGAGCTGGGATAAAACCGACGGCGTGGTCACGATGCACATTCCTGATCAACCGCCGATTGAAACGCGCTTAACCGAGGGTTCTAACCGCCACAATATGTGTGCGATCGCCCGTCTGGTGAATGAAAACGGGACCATCAAAGTAGAGCGTCTGAACCAGTTTTACAGCGGCCATAAAGACATGGATAACGCGCTCGGCTGGGGCTTTCGCTGGTCTGCGGGCTCCAAATAG
- a CDS encoding membrane-bound PQQ-dependent dehydrogenase, glucose/quinate/shikimate family yields MPTTKSKWTWLLWLLSALMTVIGLTLGIGGAYLATLGGSLYFLLMGLALFVSAVLIFKGKPSGAWLYAVAFVLSIIWAIWDAGLAFWPLFSRLFTFGVLAFLTALAYPLLKTRAGLVARKGPSFSLAAVLAVALIAAFGNTFVPTPIISADNDQAPVKPVATGAEQKNWENWGNTTAGDRFAALDQINKTNIDKLQVAWIAHTGDIPQSNGSGAEDQNTPLQVGDKLFVCTAYSKVLALSVDDGKKLWSYDSNSTAPNWQRCRGLGYYENASASAAPAAQPAADAAATSDASTTAAEAATATSPAPQSPAATGGTVSATCERRLFLPTIDARLIAINADTGKPCADFGDNGVVDLKVGMGEVKPGYYQQTSTPLVAGNVVVVGGRVADNFSTGEPPGVVRAFDVHTGALVWAWDPGNPNITKLPPEGQTYTRGTPNVWSAMSYDPKLGLIYMPTGNATPDFFGGTRTELDDKYSSSVVAVEARTGKVRWTFQTTHHDLWDFDLPSQPLLYDLPNDKGGSTPVLVQTSKQGMIFMLNRETGEPVAKVENREVPQGNVPGERYSKTQPFSVGMPNIGNQTLKESDMWGATPMDQLLCRIEFKGMRHQGVYTPPGLDRSLQFPGSLGGMNWGSVSVDPNNALMFVNDMRLGLANYMVPRAKVPTGASGIEMGMVPMDGTPFGAVRERFLSPLGIPCQKPPFGTMSAVNLKTGKIVWQVPVGTVKDTGPLGIKMRMPMEVGMPTLGASLSTQSGLLFFAGTQDFYLRAFDTANGKEIWKSRLPVGSQSGPMSYVSPKTGKQYIIISAGGARQSPERGDYVIAYALPDEK; encoded by the coding sequence ATGCCAACTACTAAGAGTAAATGGACCTGGCTCCTCTGGCTCCTGAGCGCACTGATGACTGTCATCGGTCTGACGCTGGGCATCGGCGGCGCGTATCTGGCCACGTTGGGAGGAAGCCTGTACTTCCTGCTGATGGGTCTGGCGCTTTTCGTGTCAGCCGTATTGATTTTCAAAGGTAAGCCTTCGGGCGCATGGCTCTACGCCGTGGCCTTCGTACTTTCAATTATCTGGGCGATCTGGGACGCTGGTCTGGCGTTCTGGCCGCTGTTCTCGCGCCTGTTCACTTTCGGCGTTCTGGCCTTCCTGACCGCGCTGGCGTATCCACTGTTGAAAACGCGCGCAGGGCTGGTTGCCCGTAAAGGCCCAAGCTTCTCGCTGGCAGCCGTGCTGGCCGTTGCGTTGATCGCCGCTTTCGGTAACACCTTCGTGCCGACGCCAATTATCAGCGCCGACAACGATCAGGCACCGGTGAAGCCGGTCGCGACGGGTGCGGAACAGAAAAACTGGGAAAACTGGGGTAACACCACCGCCGGTGACCGTTTCGCTGCACTGGATCAAATCAATAAAACCAACATCGATAAACTTCAGGTCGCGTGGATTGCCCATACCGGCGATATCCCACAGAGCAACGGCTCCGGCGCTGAAGACCAGAACACACCGCTACAGGTAGGCGATAAACTGTTCGTTTGTACCGCGTACAGCAAAGTGCTGGCGCTGTCGGTGGATGACGGTAAAAAACTGTGGTCTTACGATTCCAACTCAACCGCGCCAAACTGGCAGCGTTGTCGTGGTCTGGGTTATTACGAGAATGCCTCCGCTTCTGCTGCGCCAGCCGCACAGCCTGCTGCGGATGCTGCTGCAACATCTGACGCATCAACCACTGCCGCAGAAGCGGCCACCGCAACAAGTCCTGCGCCACAGTCACCGGCTGCCACCGGGGGTACGGTCAGCGCGACCTGCGAACGTCGTCTGTTCCTGCCAACCATCGATGCGCGCCTGATCGCCATCAACGCTGACACCGGCAAGCCTTGCGCTGATTTCGGTGACAACGGCGTGGTCGACCTAAAAGTCGGCATGGGCGAAGTCAAACCGGGCTATTACCAGCAGACCTCTACACCGCTGGTGGCCGGTAACGTCGTTGTGGTCGGCGGTCGTGTGGCGGATAACTTCTCTACCGGCGAACCTCCGGGCGTGGTGCGTGCCTTCGATGTCCACACTGGCGCACTGGTCTGGGCATGGGATCCGGGTAATCCGAACATCACCAAACTGCCGCCTGAAGGTCAGACTTACACACGTGGTACGCCGAACGTCTGGTCCGCCATGTCGTATGATCCAAAACTGGGTCTTATCTACATGCCAACCGGCAACGCAACGCCGGACTTCTTCGGCGGTACGCGCACTGAGCTGGACGACAAATACAGTTCTTCTGTGGTTGCTGTTGAAGCGAGAACCGGTAAAGTCCGCTGGACCTTCCAGACTACTCATCACGACCTGTGGGATTTCGACCTGCCGTCACAGCCACTGCTGTACGACCTGCCGAATGACAAAGGCGGCAGCACGCCAGTACTGGTGCAGACCTCCAAACAGGGCATGATCTTTATGCTGAACCGCGAAACCGGTGAGCCAGTCGCGAAAGTTGAAAACCGCGAAGTGCCGCAGGGCAACGTGCCTGGCGAACGCTACTCCAAAACGCAGCCTTTCTCCGTCGGGATGCCAAACATCGGCAACCAGACGCTGAAAGAATCTGATATGTGGGGCGCCACCCCGATGGACCAGCTGCTGTGTCGTATTGAGTTCAAAGGGATGCGCCACCAAGGCGTGTATACGCCCCCGGGCCTCGATCGTTCCCTGCAATTCCCCGGCTCGCTCGGCGGCATGAACTGGGGCAGCGTTTCGGTTGATCCGAACAATGCCCTGATGTTCGTCAACGATATGCGTCTGGGTCTGGCAAACTACATGGTTCCGCGTGCCAAGGTACCGACCGGTGCGAGTGGTATTGAAATGGGGATGGTGCCAATGGACGGTACACCGTTCGGCGCAGTGCGTGAGCGCTTCCTGTCTCCGCTGGGCATTCCTTGCCAGAAGCCACCGTTCGGTACGATGTCTGCGGTTAACCTGAAAACCGGTAAAATCGTCTGGCAGGTGCCGGTTGGTACGGTGAAAGATACCGGCCCGCTGGGTATCAAAATGCGTATGCCGATGGAAGTGGGTATGCCAACGCTGGGCGCGAGCCTGTCAACGCAATCCGGCTTGTTGTTCTTCGCGGGTACGCAGGATTTCTATCTGCGCGCGTTCGATACCGCTAACGGTAAGGAAATCTGGAAATCTCGTCTGCCGGTCGGCAGCCAGTCTGGCCCGATGAGCTACGTTTCACCGAAAACGGGTAAACAGTACATCATTATCAGCGCCGGTGGTGCACGCCAGTCCCCTGAGCGTGGCGACTACGTGATCGCCTACGCTTTGCCTGACGAGAAGTAG
- a CDS encoding TerC/Alx family metal homeostasis membrane protein — protein MVSTHIGFPAETVTVFVVLALGAIFIDLFMHRHDKPISLKSAALWTVFWIVVAMAFAGFLYIHHGSEVASLFITGYALEKVLSVDNLFVMMAIFSWFAVPDNLRHRVLYWGVIGAIVFRGIFVAIGASLLTLGPWVEIVFAVVVLWTAVMMLKSGGDDDEIEDYSQHIAYRMVKRFFPIWPKLKGHSFLLSQKEVDAELAKPENKDIKVGRVGKAALYATPLMLCLAVVELSDVMFAFDSVPAVIAVSREPLIVYSAMMFAILGLRTMYFVLEALKQYLAHLEKAVIVLLFFIGVKLGLNATDHLWHHGYNISANASLFVVLGVLAVGIIVSVLFPGKPDAEEGKQG, from the coding sequence ATGGTATCCACGCATATCGGTTTCCCGGCTGAAACCGTCACGGTATTTGTTGTTCTGGCACTCGGTGCGATTTTCATCGACCTGTTCATGCATCGTCATGACAAGCCGATTTCGCTGAAAAGTGCTGCGCTCTGGACGGTCTTCTGGATCGTCGTGGCGATGGCATTTGCCGGCTTCCTCTACATTCATCACGGCTCTGAAGTGGCCAGCCTGTTTATCACCGGTTATGCGCTGGAGAAGGTCCTGTCGGTTGATAACCTGTTTGTCATGATGGCTATCTTCTCGTGGTTTGCTGTACCGGATAACCTGCGCCACCGTGTGCTCTACTGGGGTGTGATCGGGGCGATTGTGTTCCGCGGTATCTTCGTGGCCATCGGCGCAAGCCTGCTAACGCTGGGTCCCTGGGTCGAGATTGTCTTTGCGGTCGTCGTGTTGTGGACGGCAGTGATGATGCTCAAAAGCGGCGGGGATGATGACGAGATCGAAGATTACTCTCAGCACATCGCCTATCGTATGGTGAAACGCTTCTTCCCAATCTGGCCGAAGCTGAAAGGACACTCGTTCCTGTTAAGCCAGAAAGAAGTCGACGCAGAACTGGCAAAACCTGAGAACAAAGACATTAAAGTGGGTCGCGTAGGGAAAGCGGCGCTGTACGCCACACCGCTGATGCTGTGTCTGGCCGTGGTGGAATTGTCCGACGTCATGTTCGCCTTTGACTCCGTTCCTGCGGTTATCGCCGTAAGCCGTGAACCACTGATCGTTTACAGTGCCATGATGTTCGCCATCCTTGGCCTGCGTACGATGTACTTCGTGCTGGAAGCGCTGAAACAGTACCTGGCGCACCTTGAGAAAGCGGTTATCGTGCTGCTGTTCTTCATCGGTGTGAAACTGGGTCTTAACGCAACCGACCATCTGTGGCATCACGGTTACAATATTTCTGCTAACGCAAGTCTGTTTGTTGTTCTGGGCGTACTGGCTGTGGGTATTATCGTCAGCGTATTGTTCCCGGGAAAACCTGATGCTGAGGAAGGCAAACAGGGCTAA
- a CDS encoding ABC transporter substrate-binding protein, whose amino-acid sequence MRKSVPAVVLSSALATLFILHTTSVQAADLKIGLAASTTSMDPQFYVGGANSAMARSIFDGLVNQDEKQHITPALAVSWKIINDTTWEFSLRPGVKFHDGSDFTAKDVIASIKRVPLASKNSPSAYTPYVNDIADVTEVNPLTVRIVTKAPTPLLLNNLSRVAILPARLENVPSQTLNEGKDVIGTGPFKFVSWTPDDNVVLARNDQYWGGKAQWDNVTLRVFKNPSARVAAIRSGDVDLIESVPTADGRDLAKQASLHMESVAGNRILYLHPDQDRDTSPFAKGPDGSNPLKKREVREAMSLAINRQAIVDRIMDGQGVPASQLVPKGYFGYTPSIAAPVYDPAKAKQLLAQAGYPDGFTLTFHASNDRYPNDSKIAQALGQMFSRVGIKTDVVTMPGSVYFSRASKRDFSLIMGGAAIETGEASGVLGPLLETFGPNGGQGNRGRYSNPEFDKTLAEARSTLDDGKREKLLQQATEIAMKDEGTIPLLFLSYTWAMKTPYTYVGRSDGYTLPYFVHEK is encoded by the coding sequence ATGAGAAAGTCCGTTCCGGCAGTAGTGCTCTCCTCAGCACTGGCCACACTTTTTATTTTACACACAACCTCTGTACAGGCTGCCGATCTCAAAATCGGTCTGGCCGCATCAACGACATCAATGGATCCGCAATTTTACGTGGGCGGTGCCAACAGCGCCATGGCACGCAGCATTTTTGACGGGCTGGTCAATCAGGACGAAAAACAACATATTACGCCTGCGCTGGCGGTATCGTGGAAAATCATCAACGATACCACCTGGGAATTCAGCCTGCGTCCCGGTGTGAAATTCCACGATGGCAGCGATTTCACGGCAAAAGACGTGATCGCCAGCATAAAACGCGTGCCGCTGGCTTCGAAGAACAGCCCGAGTGCCTACACGCCGTACGTCAATGACATCGCAGATGTCACCGAAGTAAACCCTTTAACGGTGAGAATTGTCACCAAAGCGCCAACACCCCTCTTGCTCAACAACCTGAGCCGCGTCGCCATCTTACCGGCCCGGCTTGAGAATGTGCCGTCGCAAACCCTCAACGAAGGGAAAGACGTGATCGGCACCGGGCCATTCAAATTTGTCAGCTGGACACCGGATGACAATGTCGTACTTGCGCGCAACGACCAGTATTGGGGCGGCAAAGCACAATGGGATAACGTAACGCTGCGCGTCTTTAAAAACCCAAGTGCTCGTGTGGCCGCGATCCGTTCCGGCGACGTTGACCTGATTGAAAGCGTACCGACGGCCGATGGCCGCGATCTGGCGAAACAGGCTAGCCTGCATATGGAATCCGTTGCCGGTAACCGCATTCTCTATTTGCACCCGGATCAGGATCGCGATACATCGCCGTTCGCCAAAGGTCCTGATGGCAGCAATCCCCTGAAAAAGCGTGAAGTGCGTGAAGCGATGTCGCTGGCGATCAACCGTCAGGCGATTGTTGACCGGATTATGGACGGGCAGGGCGTTCCGGCCTCACAGCTGGTGCCAAAAGGCTACTTCGGCTACACGCCATCCATCGCCGCACCGGTTTACGATCCGGCCAAAGCGAAGCAATTGCTGGCGCAGGCGGGTTATCCTGACGGATTTACCCTGACATTCCACGCGTCGAATGACCGTTATCCTAATGATTCGAAAATCGCACAGGCGCTGGGCCAGATGTTCAGCCGTGTGGGGATTAAAACCGACGTGGTGACCATGCCGGGCAGCGTTTATTTCTCACGGGCGTCGAAGCGTGATTTCAGCCTGATCATGGGCGGCGCGGCGATTGAAACCGGTGAAGCTTCCGGGGTGCTGGGGCCGTTGCTCGAAACCTTCGGGCCGAACGGTGGACAGGGTAACCGTGGCCGCTACTCGAATCCGGAGTTTGATAAAACGCTGGCCGAAGCGCGTTCGACACTCGACGACGGCAAGCGCGAAAAACTGTTACAGCAAGCCACCGAGATTGCGATGAAGGACGAAGGCACCATTCCGTTGCTGTTCCTCTCGTATACTTGGGCGATGAAAACACCTTATACCTACGTTGGCCGTTCCGACGGTTATACGTTGCCGTACTTTGTTCACGAAAAATAA
- a CDS encoding LysR family transcriptional regulator — protein sequence MTKINPRQVEAFHKVILTGSITAAANMMNITQPAVSRLIRDFEYAVDLKLFDRDGRGLIPRDDAIKLYREVERLYLGLEHISRIAEEIRHSKGSVLRIGTVAALSALCVEHILPPLVETIDDISLFLDIESTTHITDVVTSNQYDVGFIFGKPDVKGLQAEMLARANAVAVMSPRHPLAKKDVVTATDLTHYRPIIPGRKTPLREQLDHVMSRQDLYMNNPIETSLNNCCVMAGNNLGVGVVDFITARSHKSDLVIKPFTPDISIAYLAVFPPQIPKSRLVEQITLEMKMLIEGYL from the coding sequence ATGACGAAAATTAATCCCCGACAGGTAGAAGCTTTTCACAAAGTGATCCTCACCGGTAGCATTACAGCAGCAGCTAATATGATGAACATCACTCAGCCTGCAGTCAGCCGGCTGATCCGTGACTTTGAATATGCCGTCGATCTGAAGCTGTTTGACCGTGACGGCCGGGGGCTTATCCCGCGCGACGACGCTATCAAGCTGTATCGCGAAGTGGAACGTTTGTACCTCGGGCTTGAACATATTTCGCGCATTGCGGAAGAGATCCGTCATTCCAAAGGCAGCGTACTGCGCATCGGCACGGTTGCGGCATTATCTGCGCTGTGCGTCGAACACATTTTGCCGCCGCTTGTCGAAACCATCGACGACATCTCTCTTTTTCTGGATATCGAAAGTACCACGCATATCACGGATGTGGTCACCAGCAATCAATACGACGTCGGCTTTATTTTCGGCAAGCCGGATGTCAAAGGGCTACAGGCGGAAATGCTGGCTCGAGCGAATGCGGTAGCGGTGATGTCGCCCCGCCATCCGCTGGCGAAAAAAGACGTGGTGACCGCAACCGATCTCACCCATTACCGCCCTATCATCCCTGGCCGTAAAACACCGCTGCGTGAGCAACTGGATCATGTGATGAGCCGTCAGGATCTTTATATGAACAATCCTATCGAAACATCGCTGAATAATTGCTGCGTCATGGCGGGAAATAATCTGGGTGTCGGCGTGGTGGATTTCATTACCGCGCGCAGTCACAAAAGCGATCTGGTGATTAAGCCTTTCACGCCTGACATCAGCATTGCCTATCTCGCCGTTTTCCCACCACAGATCCCTAAAAGTCGTCTGGTGGAGCAAATTACACTGGAAATGAAGATGCTGATTGAAGGCTATTTGTAA
- a CDS encoding tellurium resistance protein TerF: protein MELQSGQNIALTQNLLRITVSYPKAATFGSDVDASAFMLTAQNKVRGDDDFIFFNQPAAPNGSLSLTTSGERSLFSLDLSKIDADITKIAITVVIDGPDSISGLQEIQLNVEGVAVFNVPLADRSEKALILGEVYRHNSGWKLRASGQGFNGGLEPLAVNFGVDVSSPSPVPAAVITTVSLEKRIQEKAPRLISLAKTATVSLTKHNLQSARAKVVFVLDASGSMTSEFKKGHVQAVLDRIAVLAVQFDDDGDMDMWGFAEKHRKFKDVTLDNLEGYVADIQNSGRRGRWELLPGLGGTNNEPPVLEEIIDTFKHSDLPVYVVFITDGGISKTRAIKDAISRSANYPIFWKFVGLGGSGYGILEKLDTFTDRRLDNTHFFAIDDFATLSDERLYDLLLEEFKDWTQAAKQERILR from the coding sequence ATGGAATTGCAATCCGGACAAAACATTGCCCTGACACAGAACCTACTACGCATCACCGTTTCTTATCCCAAGGCAGCAACTTTCGGCAGTGATGTCGATGCTTCCGCCTTCATGCTCACAGCACAAAACAAAGTCAGGGGAGATGACGATTTCATCTTCTTCAACCAGCCCGCCGCTCCAAATGGCAGCCTGAGTCTGACGACATCCGGAGAGCGCAGCCTGTTTTCTCTGGATCTGAGTAAGATCGATGCCGACATCACAAAGATTGCGATTACGGTGGTCATTGATGGCCCAGATTCCATTTCCGGTTTGCAGGAAATCCAGTTAAATGTCGAAGGCGTTGCCGTTTTCAATGTCCCGCTCGCCGATCGCAGTGAAAAAGCGCTCATCCTCGGCGAAGTTTATCGCCATAACAGCGGCTGGAAGTTAAGAGCGTCAGGACAAGGGTTCAATGGCGGTCTTGAGCCGCTGGCAGTCAACTTCGGTGTCGATGTTTCGTCTCCCTCGCCGGTTCCTGCGGCAGTCATCACTACGGTCAGCCTTGAAAAACGTATTCAGGAAAAAGCGCCGCGTCTCATCAGCCTGGCGAAAACGGCCACCGTCAGTTTGACCAAACACAATCTCCAGTCGGCCAGGGCGAAAGTGGTCTTTGTACTGGATGCCTCCGGTTCGATGACGAGCGAGTTTAAAAAAGGGCACGTTCAGGCCGTTCTCGACAGGATCGCTGTACTGGCAGTGCAATTTGATGATGATGGCGATATGGATATGTGGGGTTTTGCCGAGAAGCATCGCAAGTTCAAAGACGTCACGTTGGATAATCTTGAAGGATACGTGGCTGATATCCAGAACTCAGGCAGACGAGGACGCTGGGAGCTCTTGCCGGGGTTAGGGGGCACCAATAATGAGCCACCTGTGCTTGAGGAGATTATCGATACCTTTAAACACAGTGATTTACCGGTTTACGTGGTGTTTATAACGGACGGCGGTATCAGTAAAACTCGGGCGATCAAAGATGCTATCAGTCGCTCGGCGAACTATCCTATCTTCTGGAAGTTTGTGGGTCTCGGGGGCAGCGGTTATGGAATTCTGGAGAAGTTAGATACCTTTACTGACCGGCGGCTTGATAATACGCATTTCTTCGCGATCGATGACTTTGCCACCCTGAGCGATGAACGGCTTTATGATCTGCTGCTGGAGGAGTTCAAGGACTGGACTCAGGCGGCGAAGCAGGAGCGTATTTTGCGCTAA
- a CDS encoding chemical-damaging agent resistance protein C has product MGVSLSKGGNVSLSKEAPTMKNVLIGLGWDARSTDGQDFDLDASAFLLTSAGKVRGDADFIFYNNLKSTDGSVLHTGDNRTGEGDGDDEALKIKLDQIPAEVDKIVFVVTIHDATVRRQSFGQVSGAFIRLVNDDNHQEVARYDLTEDASTETAMLFGELYRHNTEWKFRAVGQGYAGGLSSVCAQYGINAS; this is encoded by the coding sequence ATGGGCGTTTCACTCTCTAAAGGCGGTAATGTTTCTTTAAGCAAAGAAGCACCAACAATGAAAAATGTGCTGATCGGTTTGGGTTGGGATGCCCGCTCAACTGACGGCCAGGATTTCGACCTTGATGCTTCAGCGTTCCTGCTGACCAGCGCAGGTAAAGTGCGCGGTGACGCAGACTTCATCTTCTACAACAACCTAAAATCTACCGACGGTTCCGTCCTGCACACCGGCGACAACCGTACCGGTGAAGGCGATGGTGATGATGAAGCACTGAAAATCAAACTGGATCAGATCCCTGCTGAAGTCGATAAAATCGTCTTCGTGGTGACCATCCATGATGCGACCGTGCGTCGTCAAAGTTTCGGTCAGGTTTCTGGCGCATTCATCCGTTTGGTGAATGACGACAATCATCAGGAAGTGGCGCGTTATGATCTGACTGAAGATGCCTCAACCGAAACGGCGATGTTGTTTGGTGAGCTGTATCGTCATAACACCGAATGGAAATTCCGCGCGGTGGGTCAGGGTTATGCGGGCGGCCTGAGCTCTGTGTGCGCACAGTACGGCATCAACGCCTCGTAA
- a CDS encoding HAD-IB family hydrolase — protein MVNDVINVGNSLSVFDFDGTLTKHDSFVPFLRFAFGKRVFARRMVRLALPTLKCVGRRLTRDELKEVLIHTFMTGVDAKWVEEKAAEFCERYWTRLMRPSGLIAVATQVNSGAIVTICSASPAMVLKPFAERLGIRLIGTNLEVKDGVLTGRISGHNCRCGQKVERLEAEYGPLSSYHLRAWGDTRGDYEMLAAAQEPYWRHFHGSWAKRNPPIARIKQLQSK, from the coding sequence ATGGTTAATGATGTAATAAACGTTGGCAATTCCCTGTCCGTTTTCGATTTCGACGGCACCCTGACTAAACACGACAGCTTCGTGCCCTTCCTGCGTTTTGCCTTTGGTAAACGCGTCTTCGCGCGTCGGATGGTGCGTTTAGCCTTACCCACGTTGAAATGCGTTGGCCGCCGACTCACTCGCGATGAGCTGAAAGAAGTGCTGATCCATACCTTTATGACCGGCGTGGACGCCAAATGGGTTGAAGAGAAAGCTGCCGAGTTTTGTGAGCGTTACTGGACGCGTCTGATGCGCCCTTCCGGCCTGATAGCCGTCGCCACGCAGGTTAACTCAGGTGCGATCGTAACGATTTGCTCAGCCTCTCCGGCGATGGTGCTAAAACCTTTTGCTGAGCGTTTGGGTATCCGGTTGATCGGCACCAACCTGGAGGTGAAAGATGGCGTTCTGACCGGTCGGATCAGCGGTCACAACTGCCGCTGCGGCCAGAAGGTAGAGCGTCTGGAAGCTGAGTACGGCCCGCTTTCTTCCTACCACTTGCGCGCATGGGGTGACACCCGTGGTGACTACGAGATGCTGGCCGCCGCGCAGGAACCTTACTGGCGTCACTTCCACGGTTCGTGGGCAAAACGAAATCCACCGATTGCACGGATTAAGCAACTGCAGAGTAAGTGA
- a CDS encoding Tellurium resistance protein TerB translates to MSFFDKVKGAFNSGRDELTKQVGRFKNKKFMQGTVAVCARIAVSSNGVSSEEKQKMIGFLQASPELKVFETKEVIAFFNELVTSFSFDYEIGKGETMKYILALKSQPEAAQLAVRVGIAVAKSDGDFDQDEQTAVREIALALGFTPAEFGL, encoded by the coding sequence ATGAGTTTCTTCGACAAAGTGAAAGGTGCATTCAACAGCGGTCGTGACGAGTTAACCAAACAGGTTGGCCGTTTCAAAAACAAAAAATTTATGCAGGGTACGGTGGCCGTGTGCGCACGCATCGCCGTCTCCAGTAATGGCGTGAGTTCTGAAGAAAAGCAAAAGATGATCGGCTTCCTTCAGGCCTCCCCTGAACTGAAAGTATTCGAAACCAAAGAAGTGATCGCGTTCTTCAATGAACTGGTGACCAGCTTCAGCTTCGACTACGAAATCGGTAAAGGCGAAACCATGAAATACATTCTGGCGCTGAAAAGCCAGCCAGAAGCGGCCCAGCTTGCGGTTCGCGTCGGTATCGCCGTGGCGAAAAGCGACGGTGACTTCGATCAGGACGAACAAACTGCAGTCCGCGAAATTGCTCTGGCATTAGGTTTCACCCCGGCCGAATTCGGTCTTTAA